From Larimichthys crocea isolate SSNF unplaced genomic scaffold, L_crocea_2.0 scaffold5141, whole genome shotgun sequence, a single genomic window includes:
- the LOC113745194 gene encoding sec1 family domain-containing protein 1-like, whose amino-acid sequence MAASVREKQTVALKRMLNFNAPPLKNTAAEPVWKVLIYDRFGQDIISPLLSVKELRDMGITLHLLLHSDRDPIPDVPAIYFVMPTEENIDRICQDLRNQLYESYFLNFISAISRSKLEDIASAALAANAVTQVTKVYDQYLNFITLEDDMFVLCHQNKELISYHGNTHTHSLTHTHTISRMLC is encoded by the exons ttgCTCTGAAGCGAATGCTGAACTTCAACGCTCCTCCTCTGAAGAACACAGCAGCCGAGCCAGTATGGAag gtgctgATATACGACCGGTTTGGCCAAGACATCATCTcccctctgctgtctgtcaaaGAGCTCAGAGACATGGGCATCACTCTGCACCT gctGCTTCACTCAGACAGAGATCCCATCCCTGATGTTCCAGCCATCTACTTCGTCATGCCCACAGAGGAGAACATCGACAGGATATGCCAG gacctGAGGAATCAGCTGTACGAGTCGTACTTTCTGAACTTCATCTCTGCCATCAGCAGAAGTAAATTGGAGGACATCGCCAGCGCTGCTCTGGCTGCTAACGCCGTCACCCAAGTCACCAAG gtgTATGATCAGTATCTGAACTTCATCACTCTGGAAGACGACATGTTCGTCCTCTGCCATCAAAACAAGGAGCTCATCTCGTACcacggtaacacacacacacactctctcacacacacacacaccattagcAGGATGTTATGTTGA